The DNA region TACATACAAATTTGCGCTCTTTAACATTCACCTTCTACCCCTCCTTGCATATAATCTTTTGTCTCCGGGTATCCTATGAACGATCAGTTGCCATAACCGACCAATGGATTGCCAGAGTTATTTTCTTCACCGGATATGTAACTCTGGCTTTTCCATGTACATGAATAAAACTCATTATTGAATGGCATCCTATAAGTGGATTCTCCTATATTGAATTTCTTCAATGGATTGACAGAGTTCACTCCCTGCTAGGTGGGCTCTGGCTTTTCCGTGCATAAAAACCGATTCATCGGGTATCTTATACTTGCTAATATCCAAAAGGAGCGGTTCTAATGAAACAGTTAATCCATTGTCACTGCGCAAAATCCGCTATATTTATCTTATTGTCAATGTTATTAGTGGCATATTTAGTAAACAGCTTTAATCAAATAACAATTGATAATTGGTAAATATTATCTGACAATTCATCCGTGAAGTTAAACCATTCACCAACTTCTTTCTCGCCCATAAAAGCCGATTTTCAAGGCATACTATAAACGCATAATTACTTTCTCTCTCCAACCAGGGCCTAGCAGGTCCTGGCTTTTTCTATTTACGCTCTCACCCGTTTCCGATCATCAGCCGCACTCTCGCAAAGTTCCGGTAAATTTGCCCTGACTAAAGCTTCTGCAAAAGACGGCGGTACTGCATTGCCACATCTAGCCACCTGCGCCGACTTTGGATAACGTTTCCCTTCACAATCTTGATCAATGATATAATCTGTCGGGAATCCCTGGGCATTGAACAGTTCACGCGGTTCTAACATCCTCATGCCAATATCAACGATTTGATAATCTTGCCCATGAACCGTAACTAACCCGAACCTGTCCTTTGTAGAAACTGTATGTAATGGTTCTTTAACCGACTGGCCTTCTCCGGTGCCGTAATATTTCATGAGGAAAGCCCTAACTTCTCCAAAATGCAAGCCGCCGGCCGTTATCGTTTGAATTGGTTCTGTAACAGGCTGACCAATGTTTGTGCCTTTCATTTTTACCAAGTGACTTGTTACCAGTGCACTATGATCAACTGTTGTAACTGTTGGTAATGGTTTGTTTAAATCTGCTCCCGATCCGGTATATCCACCGCCGTAATGTTTTGCTAGAAAAGCTGTAACCAATTGCGACTTACCACCTCCACCAGCCGTTACAGTCCCCAGTGGTTCATTCATTGAATGTCCAACTGAATTCCCAAACTGGCGAGAAATTACAGCCGTAGCAAGTGCAAATTTATTTCCACCAGCGGTGATAGTTCCTAGCGGCTTACCTAAATCAAGTACGCGCCTTCCTTCGCTATCACCATACCCCATTTGTATTAATGTCGGGCTAATTAACGCATGTTGATTACCTGTCGTGATAGTCCTTATTGGATCATCAACTCTACTCCCTGGGTGCCCCGTGGTATTAACCATAAGTGTAGGTGCAATCAGTAAATGCTCGGCTTTTGTAGTAATTGTAGTTAACGGCTGCTCAATGTCATACTGCATCCGGTCACCACCAAATCCAGTTTGTCCGATTCGGGATATATACGGGGTTACTATTCCCCAACCGTTCTTTGCCGTGATAGTCTGAAGAGGCTCTTTGATACTCTGTCCTCGAAAATCAGCTCCATGATGATTCACTTTGATAACAAACGGCTCCGGGTTATCAATGACAAACTTCTGAATTCCCCTAGCAATTCGCCGCATTGTATTTTCAGCAAGCGGCCTTTTCCGCTCAAATATGCTATGACAAGGTAATGACCAGTCAATAATTTCTGCTGCTGTCCGCCAAGGTTTTAACCTGCCGGACTTAACTTCCGGACTAGTCGGCTCTCCATGTGTAGGGTTAGGCCATACAATTGGCCTGCCATCACATCTGGCAATCATAAAAAATCTTTTTCTAATTGTCGGAGCTCCGTAGTCGCAGGCTCGAAGTTCACGCCAATCAACTCTATATCCAAGCCTTTTGAGCGCATTGATAAAAGCCTTAAATGTGATTCCTTTTCGTTTTGGGTCCGGCATATTATTTTTCAGTAACGGCCCCCATGTTTTGAATTCCTCAACATTCTCAAGCATGATCACCCGCGGCTTTACAACTGCCGCCCACCGAACCGCTACCCAAGCAAGGCCCCTAATGTGTTTTTCAACTGGCTTTCCACCTTTCGCTTTTGAAAAGTGTTTGCAATCAGGGCTAAACCAGCAGAGAGCTACCGGACGGCCTCCCGTAACCGTCAACGGGTCAATATCCCATACGGACTCACAATAATGCTCAGTATCAGGGTGATTCGCCTTATGCATTGCGATTGCAGCCGGATCATGATTAATTGCTACGTCTACACTACGCCCGATTGCTACGCTAATTCCGGTACTGGCACCGCCGCCACCTGCGAAGTTATCAACGACGATTTCTTGCCAGAGCGAGAATTTCTTACGACTTTCTAACTGCATGCGTTCACGCCCCCTTTGCCCTATAATGCGGATCATAATCCTTAAACGCGCATGATTTCTTTGTTTGATACTTATTACACCAACGAGCCAAATTCTTTAATTCTTGCGGCGCGGTCTGTTTTTCGTAAATCATCACAAAAGAGTTAACTCCGTATTCGTCCAATATCGCAATCCGCTTTAAATCCTGTTCGATATTGCTGTTGAAATTGACTAAGACGTAAAACGAAAGCCGATCGTGATTTATGCCTTGACTAAGTAACAATTCAATCCCATGGCGTACTTCTTTTTCAGTCTGTAGGCTATCAAAAGCAAAATGTATTCGTTTCCGATGCTTCATTGCTGCCAGATATTCGGCCTTTTCACTATCAACCAGCCGTATATCTAATCCTTGTGTAAAATCAACCTTAATTCGCATGTCGATGATCTGTTGTGATTTTTCACGCCACAATGACGATGCAAGGAAGTTATTGTCCAGCAGAATCAATTCTTTTGACTTCGGATTCATTAATTCCACTGGCATAGCAACTTCGCGAATCATTCCTTCTTTGCGGGGAACAACGCAGAATTTACAGTTTCTAATACAACCACGCGCCGTAAACCCGAATCCGTAATCAATGCCATACAACTCGTAATCTGGCTTCATAGATTCAATTTCAGGCGGCAGTGCCGATTTCAAGTCCCAGCCAGTACCGCCGATTTGTATACCCGTTGCAGCTAACTTTTTAGCAATCTTCATATTTGCTTTTGATTGCTTTGATACATTGCCGTCAAATACAAGTGCCGCATAAATTTTGTCTGGAATTACAAATAAATTCGAACCTTTTAGTACATCATCAGGGCTGATAAGCGTTACATTATCCCCTTGTGCTTTATGCCAGGTTGACAGCTTCATTAGTGCC from Pelorhabdus rhamnosifermentans includes:
- a CDS encoding DNA cytosine methyltransferase, whose translation is MQLESRKKFSLWQEIVVDNFAGGGGASTGISVAIGRSVDVAINHDPAAIAMHKANHPDTEHYCESVWDIDPLTVTGGRPVALCWFSPDCKHFSKAKGGKPVEKHIRGLAWVAVRWAAVVKPRVIMLENVEEFKTWGPLLKNNMPDPKRKGITFKAFINALKRLGYRVDWRELRACDYGAPTIRKRFFMIARCDGRPIVWPNPTHGEPTSPEVKSGRLKPWRTAAEIIDWSLPCHSIFERKRPLAENTMRRIARGIQKFVIDNPEPFVIKVNHHGADFRGQSIKEPLQTITAKNGWGIVTPYISRIGQTGFGGDRMQYDIEQPLTTITTKAEHLLIAPTLMVNTTGHPGSRVDDPIRTITTGNQHALISPTLIQMGYGDSEGRRVLDLGKPLGTITAGGNKFALATAVISRQFGNSVGHSMNEPLGTVTAGGGGKSQLVTAFLAKHYGGGYTGSGADLNKPLPTVTTVDHSALVTSHLVKMKGTNIGQPVTEPIQTITAGGLHFGEVRAFLMKYYGTGEGQSVKEPLHTVSTKDRFGLVTVHGQDYQIVDIGMRMLEPRELFNAQGFPTDYIIDQDCEGKRYPKSAQVARCGNAVPPSFAEALVRANLPELCESAADDRKRVRA
- a CDS encoding radical SAM protein; amino-acid sequence: MRVGLIQVDGKLPNLALMKLSTWHKAQGDNVTLISPDDVLKGSNLFVIPDKIYAALVFDGNVSKQSKANMKIAKKLAATGIQIGGTGWDLKSALPPEIESMKPDYELYGIDYGFGFTARGCIRNCKFCVVPRKEGMIREVAMPVELMNPKSKELILLDNNFLASSLWREKSQQIIDMRIKVDFTQGLDIRLVDSEKAEYLAAMKHRKRIHFAFDSLQTEKEVRHGIELLLSQGINHDRLSFYVLVNFNSNIEQDLKRIAILDEYGVNSFVMIYEKQTAPQELKNLARWCNKYQTKKSCAFKDYDPHYRAKGA